Within Massilia endophytica, the genomic segment TGTTCGGCGCGGGCGGCGGCACGGACGTCAGCGGCTTCACCACCACCCTGCTGACGGTGGGCGGCGGCAGCACCTACCCGGGCGGCTGGACGGAGTACGTGGCCAATGTCAGCGGCAGCGGCACCGGGCGCTTCGCCTTCCACTATGCGGGCCTGGCCGAGAACGCCTCCTACATCGGCATCGACAGCGTCAGCATCGCCGCCGTGCCCGAACCCACTTCCTGGCTGATGCTGGGCGTCGGCCTGGCCGGTCTCGGCCTGCTGCGCCGCAAGGGCCGCCGCGTCGCCGGCGCCGGCATTGCGCTGGCCGCCCTTGGCATGTCGCAGGGCGCCATGGCCGCCGGTCCGCAGCAGCATGGCATGGTGGTGGTGAAGGATGCGGAGACCGGCAAACTGCGCGCACCAACCGACGCCGAGTTCCGCCAGCTGGTGCCGCAGCAAGTGCCGGAATCCGCCTTCTCGGCGGGCGGCACGGGCAAAGCGCCGGAGGTGAAGGTCAACGCGCGCGGCATGCGTTTCGCCAATGTGGAAAACCAGGCCGTATTCTCCGTGGTCCAGGCCAACGCCGACGGCAGCCTGAGCGAAGCCTGCGTCGTGGGCGAGAAAGCCGCCACCGAGTTCGTGAACAAGCGCGCTTCCAAAGCGCAAGCCAAGGAGGCCCGCTATGAAGCACAATAAGTTTGCCCTGAGCTGCGGCGCAGCCGCCCTGCTGCTCGCCTTTGGCGCCGCACAGGCCGCCACGATCCAGATCATCAACATGAACGCGCCTGGCGAGGGCTTCAACGACCCCACGCCGGTCGCCCCGATCGGCGGCAACCCCGGCACCACCCTGGGCGCGCAGCGCCTGTACGCTTTCACCTATGCCGCCAATATCTGGGGTTCCAAGCTGACTAGCCCTGTGCCGATCCGCATCAAGGCCAGCTTCGAGCCGCGCACCTGCACCGCTACCAGCGCCGTGCTCGGTTCCGCGGGCGCGATGGAGATCTTCTACGATTTCCCCGGGGCCCCGCTGCCGGGCACCTGGTATCCCGGCGCGTTGACCGCCAAGCTCTATGGGGATGAGGTCTCCAGCGAGGCCCATATCCGGGCGCGCTTCAACTCCCGCCTGGGCGAGCCGGACTGCCTGGCGGGCAGGTACTTCTACCTGGGCCTGGACGGTAACGAAGGCAACAACGTGGACTTCGTTGCCGTGCTGCTGCACGAAATGGGCCACGGCCTGGGCTTCCAGACCTTCACCGACGGATCCACGGGCGAATACTTCGACGCCGCGCCCGGCGATCCCGGCCATCCCTCGGTGTGGGACCACTACCTGACCGATGTGGCCCTGAACAAGACCTGGACCCAGAGCACCCCCGCCGAACGCGCGGTTTCGGCGCTGAGCGTGGACAAGCTGGCCTGGGGCGGCGCGCTCGTGACCCAGTCCGCGCCGCAGGTGCTGGACAAGCTGGGCGTGGTCAACATCAGCGGACCTGCCGCGGGCGCCACGGCTGGTGACAAGCAGTACGGCGATGCGGCCTTCGGCAACCCGGTCGGCCATCCGCCCGTCTCGGGCCAGCTGATGCCGGTGGTGGACCAGGCCAACGGCACCGGCCTCGCGTGCTCGCCGCTCAACTCCATCAACATCCGTTCCGTACAGGGCAATGTGGCCCTGGTGGACCGCGGCGGCTGCCCCTTCGTGCAGAAGGCCGCCAACGTGCAGGCCGCGGGTGCGATCGCCATGATCGTGGCGGACAATGCGCCCGGCACCCCGGCAGGCATGAGCGGCGCCGACCCGACCGTGACGATTCCGTCCGTGCGCATCAGCCAGGCCGACGGCCAGGCCCTGCGCGCCGCCCTGGCCAAGCGTTCGCGCACGGCCTCGGGCGTCATCGCCACCCTGACCCTGGATCCGACCCGCATGGCAGGCACCGATCCGGCAGGGCGGGTGCTGATGTATGCGCCGAATCCCTACCAGGGAGGCTCCTCGGTGTCGCACTACACCACGGCCACCCGCCGTAACCAGCTGATGGAACCTGCGATCAACGAGGACCTGACGCATGAGGTCGAGCCGCCAATCGACCTCACCTTGCCGCTGCTGAAGGATATCGGCTGGTAAGACTCAGGGCTGCGCCGGCAACTGCGCCAGCGCAGCCCTCAAGGCGCCATGCGCCATGGCGATCTCCGGCGCATCCTGCAGCAGCGCGTTGTAGCGCTTGCGGAAATCCTCATCGATGGCGGGACGCGGCCCCACCAGCAGCTCGAAAGCCGTACGGAAGCGCGCCGCCGTTTCCGCATCCACCGCATCCTCCTCGTCCAGCCTCTCGTCCACTTCCACCATCAGGCCCGAAAGCTTCTGCAGCCACGCGAAATGCGGGTGCTTCGTCACCAGCTGCAGGTGTTCCAGCACGCCGCCCACGGCGCCGAAGTACTGGGTCTCGACATCGAGCATGGCCTTGTGCAGGCGGCGCGCCGTTTTGCTCAGGTGCTGCAGGCTGGCGCGAAGGGTTACGGGATCGTGCATATCAATCTCCTGAAGAA encodes:
- a CDS encoding PA domain-containing protein, translating into MKHNKFALSCGAAALLLAFGAAQAATIQIINMNAPGEGFNDPTPVAPIGGNPGTTLGAQRLYAFTYAANIWGSKLTSPVPIRIKASFEPRTCTATSAVLGSAGAMEIFYDFPGAPLPGTWYPGALTAKLYGDEVSSEAHIRARFNSRLGEPDCLAGRYFYLGLDGNEGNNVDFVAVLLHEMGHGLGFQTFTDGSTGEYFDAAPGDPGHPSVWDHYLTDVALNKTWTQSTPAERAVSALSVDKLAWGGALVTQSAPQVLDKLGVVNISGPAAGATAGDKQYGDAAFGNPVGHPPVSGQLMPVVDQANGTGLACSPLNSINIRSVQGNVALVDRGGCPFVQKAANVQAAGAIAMIVADNAPGTPAGMSGADPTVTIPSVRISQADGQALRAALAKRSRTASGVIATLTLDPTRMAGTDPAGRVLMYAPNPYQGGSSVSHYTTATRRNQLMEPAINEDLTHEVEPPIDLTLPLLKDIGW
- a CDS encoding choice-of-anchor J family PEP-CTERM protein translates to MKTFLSLFASAALTISASAYADAPPSSLSEGFDNVAGLSGWALYNGDPAGESWFQGNSGIFNAAAGAANSYIAANFLSASMSSTVVDNWLITPEFTVNGTAQLRFLTRNSAEQGFNDTLHVMFGAGGGTDVSGFTTTLLTVGGGSTYPGGWTEYVANVSGSGTGRFAFHYAGLAENASYIGIDSVSIAAVPEPTSWLMLGVGLAGLGLLRRKGRRVAGAGIALAALGMSQGAMAAGPQQHGMVVVKDAETGKLRAPTDAEFRQLVPQQVPESAFSAGGTGKAPEVKVNARGMRFANVENQAVFSVVQANADGSLSEACVVGEKAATEFVNKRASKAQAKEARYEAQ